The following are from one region of the Treponema denticola genome:
- the pepT gene encoding peptidase T has product MDYLKRFQKYISMDTKSNEENECCPSTPGQLELGKYLVKELTEMGLKAEQDEHGYVYSAIPANTDKKVPAIGFIAHMDTAPDLDGKCVNPKVFVYKGGDIKLNDEYTMTVKDFPFLKELEGQEIITTDGTTLLGADDKAGITIIMGAIEYLLAHPEIKHGEIKIGFTPDEEIGRGADLFDVKKFGADFAYTVDGGPLGELEYENFNAASVKIEIQGKNVHPGSAKNMMVNSLSAARELENMLPEEQKPEYTEGYEGFIHLTSIEGSVDFTKMSYIIRDHFMESFLHKKELMKAAVDFLNKKYGNIIKMEIKDSYYNMKEKIEPHMEIIELAKKSMTDVGIEPHIVPVRGGTDGARLSFMGLPCPNLFAGGYNFHGRFELIPTKSIKKGIELVVKIVENNAK; this is encoded by the coding sequence ATGGATTATCTTAAAAGATTTCAAAAATACATTTCGATGGACACTAAGTCCAACGAAGAAAATGAATGTTGTCCCAGTACTCCCGGACAGCTTGAGCTGGGAAAATACCTTGTAAAAGAATTGACCGAGATGGGCTTAAAGGCCGAGCAGGATGAGCACGGTTATGTTTATTCGGCCATTCCTGCAAACACCGATAAAAAGGTTCCTGCAATCGGTTTTATAGCCCACATGGACACGGCTCCCGATTTGGACGGCAAGTGCGTAAATCCGAAAGTTTTTGTGTACAAGGGCGGGGATATTAAACTCAATGATGAGTACACCATGACCGTCAAAGATTTTCCCTTCTTAAAAGAGCTTGAAGGTCAGGAGATTATTACAACCGACGGAACGACCCTCTTGGGTGCAGACGATAAGGCCGGTATTACAATCATCATGGGTGCTATAGAATATCTTTTGGCTCATCCCGAAATTAAACACGGCGAAATAAAAATCGGTTTTACTCCCGATGAAGAAATCGGAAGAGGCGCCGATCTTTTTGATGTAAAAAAATTCGGAGCGGACTTTGCCTATACCGTAGACGGCGGCCCCTTGGGTGAACTCGAATACGAAAACTTTAATGCCGCAAGCGTTAAGATAGAAATTCAAGGAAAGAATGTGCACCCGGGTTCTGCAAAGAATATGATGGTTAATTCTCTTTCCGCTGCGAGAGAATTGGAGAATATGCTTCCCGAAGAACAAAAGCCGGAATACACTGAAGGCTATGAGGGCTTTATTCATTTAACCTCGATTGAAGGAAGCGTTGATTTTACAAAGATGTCTTACATTATCCGCGATCACTTTATGGAAAGCTTCCTTCACAAAAAAGAACTTATGAAGGCTGCGGTCGATTTTTTAAATAAAAAATACGGCAACATAATCAAGATGGAAATAAAAGATTCCTATTACAACATGAAAGAAAAAATCGAACCGCACATGGAAATAATTGAGCTTGCAAAAAAATCTATGACTGATGTCGGTATTGAACCCCATATAGTTCCTGTTAGGGGAGGTACTGACGGAGCCCGCCTTTCTTTTATGGGGCTTCCCTGTCCGAACCTTTTTGCAGGCGGTTATAATTTTCACGGCCGCTTCGAGCTCATCCCCACAAAATCAATCAAAAAGGGAATTGAACTTGTAGTAAAAATTGTCGAAAATAACGCAAAATAG
- a CDS encoding PhnE/PtxC family ABC transporter permease produces MIERANKIKKIKIRRFSKQRVLILFVLIFLSSLTLISLFKMEKPDYGIQKAFLQFTEYSKDLFFYPKLSQKYSYADIFFSLLVSLSLALLTTVFGVVLAFFLGIAASENLSNKYLVKIIRTAMSLIRSVPTIIWVLIFSVVANIGAEAAVLGMSFHSTAYLVKGFSESFDGIDKKTIEALKACGASYIEIISQAVLPASINNLISWSFFRFEINFGNAVAVGAAAGAGGIGYELFMAGSLNFNMSEVGFISYLIFGTAIILEISSTRIRNRIRH; encoded by the coding sequence TGATTGAGCGAGCAAACAAAATTAAAAAAATAAAAATAAGAAGATTCTCAAAGCAAAGAGTATTAATTTTATTTGTTCTTATTTTTTTATCAAGCCTTACACTTATAAGCTTATTTAAAATGGAAAAGCCCGACTATGGAATTCAAAAGGCTTTTTTGCAATTTACGGAATATTCAAAAGATTTATTTTTTTACCCTAAGCTGTCGCAAAAATATTCTTATGCGGACATATTTTTTTCTCTTTTGGTAAGTTTAAGCCTTGCCCTTTTAACTACCGTTTTCGGAGTGGTGCTTGCTTTCTTTTTAGGGATAGCCGCCTCGGAAAATCTTTCAAACAAGTATCTTGTAAAAATTATAAGAACGGCAATGTCCCTTATCCGCTCCGTGCCTACAATTATTTGGGTTTTAATATTTTCGGTAGTTGCAAACATAGGAGCAGAGGCCGCCGTCCTAGGCATGAGCTTCCACAGCACAGCCTATCTCGTAAAAGGTTTTTCGGAAAGCTTTGACGGCATAGACAAAAAAACGATTGAGGCCTTAAAAGCCTGCGGGGCAAGCTATATCGAAATTATAAGTCAGGCAGTTCTCCCCGCTTCGATAAACAATCTAATCTCGTGGAGCTTTTTTAGATTTGAAATTAACTTCGGAAATGCTGTTGCCGTAGGAGCTGCGGCAGGAGCCGGCGGAATAGGTTACGAGCTTTTTATGGCAGGCTCTTTAAACTTTAATATGAGTGAAGTCGGCTTTATATCCTATCTTATTTTCGGAACGGCAATTATTTTGGAAATATCTTCGACAAGGATAAGAAACAGAATTAGGCATTAG